One genomic region from Pseudoduganella lutea encodes:
- a CDS encoding homoserine dehydrogenase codes for MKSIKVGLLGVGNVGGGTFDVLKRNQEEIRRRAGRGIEVVAVSARNLERAKQRTNGEVTVVADPFAIVDDPSIDIVVELIGGYDTARELVMRAIANGKHVVTANKALLAVHGNEIFKAAQEKGVMVAFEAAVAGGIPIIKALREGLTANRVQWLAGIINGTTNFILSEMRDKGLDFDTVLKQAQALGYAEADPTFDIEGVDAAHKATILSAIAFGIPVQFAKAHVEGITKLEAVDIKYAEQLGYRIKLLGIAKRARVDGAEGIELRVHPTLIPAKRLIANVEGAMNAVLVHGDAVGATLYYGKGAGAEPTASAVIADLVDITRLATADPEHRVPHLAFQPDELADIAILPMAEITTSYYLRMRVADQPGVLADLTRILADSGISIDAMMQKEPGEGEIQADIIMLTHQTQEKKVLAAIARMEGLPTVLGNVTKIRLENLS; via the coding sequence ATGAAATCGATCAAAGTAGGTTTGCTGGGCGTGGGCAATGTCGGAGGCGGTACCTTCGACGTCCTGAAACGCAACCAGGAAGAGATCCGCCGCCGCGCCGGTCGCGGCATCGAAGTGGTGGCCGTTTCGGCCCGTAACCTGGAGCGCGCGAAGCAGCGCACCAATGGCGAAGTCACGGTGGTGGCCGATCCGTTCGCGATCGTCGACGATCCATCGATCGACATCGTGGTCGAACTGATCGGCGGCTACGATACCGCCCGCGAACTCGTCATGCGCGCGATCGCCAACGGCAAGCACGTCGTCACCGCCAACAAGGCGCTGCTGGCCGTGCACGGCAACGAGATCTTCAAGGCCGCCCAGGAAAAGGGTGTGATGGTGGCGTTCGAGGCGGCCGTCGCCGGCGGCATCCCCATCATCAAGGCGCTGCGCGAAGGCCTGACGGCCAACCGCGTGCAGTGGCTGGCCGGCATCATCAACGGCACCACGAACTTCATCCTGTCCGAGATGCGCGACAAGGGCCTGGACTTCGACACGGTGCTGAAGCAAGCGCAGGCGCTGGGCTACGCCGAAGCGGACCCCACGTTCGACATCGAAGGCGTGGACGCGGCGCACAAGGCCACGATCCTGTCGGCGATCGCGTTCGGCATCCCCGTGCAGTTCGCGAAAGCGCACGTGGAAGGCATCACGAAACTGGAAGCGGTGGACATCAAGTACGCCGAGCAGCTGGGCTACCGCATCAAGCTGCTGGGCATCGCCAAGCGCGCCCGCGTCGATGGCGCGGAAGGCATCGAGCTGCGGGTGCACCCCACGCTGATCCCGGCCAAGCGCCTGATCGCCAACGTGGAAGGCGCGATGAATGCCGTGCTGGTGCATGGCGACGCCGTCGGCGCCACGCTGTACTACGGCAAGGGCGCGGGCGCCGAGCCGACCGCGTCGGCCGTGATCGCCGACCTGGTCGACATCACCCGCCTGGCCACCGCCGACCCGGAACACCGCGTGCCGCACCTGGCGTTCCAGCCGGACGAACTGGCCGATATCGCCATCCTGCCGATGGCCGAGATCACCACCAGCTATTACCTGCGCATGCGCGTGGCCGACCAGCCGGGCGTGCTGGCCGACCTGACGCGCATCCTGGCCGACAGCGGCATCTCGATCGACGCGATGATGCAGAAAGAGCCGGGCGAAGGCGAGATCCAGGCCGACATCATCATGCTGACGCATCAGACGCAGGAAAAGAAAGTCCTCGCGGCGATCGCCCGCATGGAAGGCCTGCCGACCGTGCTGGGCAACGTGACGAAGATCCGGCTCGAAAACCTGTCCTGA
- a CDS encoding BON domain-containing protein: MTNTKLIASLLAAASLSFGSAAFAAEPQQDAAMAGAAAAAGDTALTSKVKAALADQKQIGVSATQGVVTLSGSVPSTDEGTKAIQAASAVEGVKEVKSELTVASK, translated from the coding sequence ATGACGAACACCAAACTGATCGCCTCCCTGCTGGCTGCTGCTTCCCTGTCCTTCGGTTCCGCCGCTTTCGCCGCCGAGCCGCAACAGGATGCCGCCATGGCAGGTGCTGCCGCCGCTGCTGGCGACACCGCGCTGACCTCGAAGGTCAAGGCTGCGCTGGCTGACCAGAAACAGATCGGTGTTTCCGCCACCCAGGGCGTAGTGACGCTGTCCGGATCCGTACCGAGCACCGATGAAGGCACCAAGGCCATCCAGGCCGCTTCCGCTGTCGAAGGCGTGAAGGAAGTGAAGAGCGAATTGACCGTTGCATCCAAGTAA
- a CDS encoding sigma 54-interacting transcriptional regulator, with the protein MAALKAHLLLVDDDADLLRLLSMRLTANGYRVTTVGSAEAALARLSIELPSLVISDIQLPERDGMALFQEIRSQYPALPVILLTAHGTIPDAVEATTLGAYAYLTKPFDAKILLDRISQALALTAPASAGPEGDDDWRAEIISRSQAMAELLAEARLVAASDASVLIRGESGTGKELLARAIHRASRRANAPFIAVNCGAIPEQLLESELFGHVKGAYTGAVSSREGLVQAADGGTLFLDEIGDMPLLLQVKLLRVLQERVVRQLGSDVGRPVDVRVLSATHRDLDAAMLEGQFREDLYYRLNVITLTLPALAQRREDIGLLATRFLQMLASKYGKTVNGFAPDALEALTRSAWPGNVRQLYNVVEHVCALATAPLVPLSLVQRALRVPTLEVLSYTEAKQRFERNYLVQLLKLTDGNVSDAARLAERNRTEFYRLLSKYDLNASQFREGGTVAEERQE; encoded by the coding sequence ATGGCCGCGTTGAAAGCCCACCTGTTGCTGGTCGACGACGATGCCGACCTGCTGCGCCTGCTGTCGATGCGCCTGACGGCGAATGGCTACCGCGTGACGACTGTCGGCAGCGCCGAAGCGGCGCTGGCCCGGCTATCGATCGAACTGCCGTCCCTCGTGATCAGCGATATCCAGTTGCCGGAACGCGACGGCATGGCGCTGTTCCAGGAAATCCGCAGCCAGTACCCGGCGCTGCCCGTGATCCTGTTGACGGCCCACGGCACCATTCCCGACGCGGTCGAAGCCACCACGCTGGGCGCCTATGCCTACCTGACGAAGCCGTTCGACGCGAAGATCCTGCTGGACCGCATCAGCCAGGCGCTCGCGCTGACGGCGCCAGCCTCCGCCGGCCCCGAAGGCGACGACGACTGGCGCGCCGAGATCATCAGCCGCAGTCAGGCGATGGCCGAGCTGCTGGCCGAGGCGCGCCTCGTGGCCGCCTCCGATGCCAGCGTGCTGATTCGCGGTGAAAGCGGCACCGGCAAGGAATTGCTGGCGCGGGCGATCCACCGTGCCAGCCGCCGCGCGAACGCCCCATTCATCGCCGTCAACTGCGGCGCGATTCCCGAGCAGTTGCTGGAGTCGGAACTGTTCGGCCACGTGAAGGGTGCCTATACCGGCGCGGTATCGAGCCGCGAAGGCCTGGTCCAGGCGGCCGACGGCGGCACGCTGTTTCTCGACGAGATCGGCGACATGCCGCTGCTGCTGCAGGTAAAGCTGCTGCGCGTGCTGCAGGAGCGCGTGGTGCGCCAGCTGGGCTCGGACGTGGGCCGGCCCGTTGACGTGCGCGTGCTGTCCGCCACGCACCGCGACCTGGATGCGGCGATGCTCGAGGGGCAGTTCCGCGAAGACCTGTATTACCGGCTGAACGTGATCACGCTGACCTTGCCGGCGCTGGCACAGCGGCGCGAGGACATCGGCTTGCTGGCCACGCGCTTCCTGCAGATGCTGGCATCGAAATACGGCAAGACCGTCAACGGCTTCGCGCCGGACGCACTGGAAGCGCTGACACGGTCCGCCTGGCCCGGCAACGTGCGCCAGCTGTACAACGTGGTCGAACACGTGTGCGCGCTCGCGACGGCGCCCCTGGTGCCCTTGTCGCTGGTGCAGCGCGCGCTGCGCGTGCCGACGCTGGAGGTGCTCAGCTATACGGAAGCCAAGCAGCGCTTCGAACGCAACTATCTCGTGCAGTTGCTCAAGCTCACCGATGGCAATGTCTCCGATGCCGCGCGGCTGGCTGAACGCAACCGGACCGAGTTCTACCGGCTTTTATCGAAGTATGACCTGAATGCTTCTCAATTCCGCGAAGGCGGCACTGTCGCTGAAGAGCGACAGGAATAA
- a CDS encoding HAMP domain-containing sensor histidine kinase: protein MPIKLSFRVLSLIAFLLIAALLSAASVLALLTLNRLAEHSRETGNDAIALTANAQRVAERSVAMERSARQFLVLDDPAFLERFGEAWRDALTALDAMAAELPGGEPPAFADWRRNGQAAREALDMPASHRGAAQLRLDAALAQLPAINSELTHHVQAEVDRRNAAITEELETRRNVLRGQLALSIALAAVLSIAFGVWLARPLRQIESAIGQLGGNRYDVPIDITGPDDLRRMGRHLDWLRQRLADLEADKARFLRHISHELKTPLAALVEGVALLEDEVVGPLAPKQHEITGILRQNTASLQNQIEDLLRYNAASFDAQHLLREPVDMAALLRRVVDSQRLQYEARSLVIMVEGGAPVIAADSAKLAIVASNLLSNAVRFSPEGGTVRFIVAAGNGMLRVDCIDQGPGVAPADAQRVFEPFYQGERQPPGARRGNGIGLSIVREYVTAHGGTLQLLPSSPGAHFRLELPYEN from the coding sequence ATGCCCATCAAGCTTTCCTTCCGCGTGCTGTCGCTGATCGCCTTCCTGCTGATTGCCGCGCTGCTGAGCGCCGCGTCGGTGCTGGCGCTGCTGACTCTGAACAGGCTTGCCGAACACAGCCGGGAAACGGGCAACGATGCGATCGCGTTGACCGCCAATGCGCAGCGCGTGGCCGAGCGCAGCGTGGCGATGGAACGCAGCGCGCGCCAGTTCCTCGTGCTGGACGATCCGGCGTTCCTGGAACGGTTCGGCGAGGCCTGGCGCGATGCGCTGACGGCGCTCGATGCGATGGCCGCCGAGCTGCCGGGCGGCGAACCACCGGCATTCGCCGACTGGCGCCGCAACGGCCAGGCCGCCCGTGAGGCGCTCGACATGCCGGCCTCCCACCGCGGCGCGGCGCAATTGCGCCTCGATGCCGCGCTGGCCCAGCTGCCGGCCATCAACAGCGAGCTGACCCACCACGTGCAGGCCGAAGTGGACCGCCGCAACGCCGCCATCACCGAGGAGCTTGAAACGCGCCGCAATGTGCTGCGCGGCCAGCTGGCGCTGTCGATTGCACTGGCCGCCGTGCTGTCGATCGCGTTCGGCGTGTGGCTGGCGCGGCCGCTGCGGCAGATCGAAAGCGCGATCGGCCAGTTGGGCGGCAACCGCTACGACGTGCCGATCGACATCACGGGGCCGGACGACCTGCGCCGCATGGGCCGCCACCTGGACTGGCTGCGCCAGCGCCTGGCCGACCTGGAGGCGGACAAGGCGCGCTTCCTGCGCCATATCTCCCACGAGCTCAAGACGCCGCTGGCCGCGCTGGTCGAAGGCGTGGCCTTGCTGGAGGACGAAGTGGTGGGCCCGCTGGCGCCGAAGCAGCATGAAATCACCGGTATCCTGCGGCAGAACACAGCGTCGCTGCAAAACCAGATCGAAGATCTGCTGCGTTACAATGCCGCCAGTTTCGATGCGCAGCACCTGCTGCGCGAGCCAGTCGACATGGCGGCGCTGCTGCGCCGGGTCGTCGACAGCCAGCGCCTGCAGTACGAAGCGCGCAGCCTCGTCATCATGGTCGAAGGCGGCGCGCCGGTGATTGCCGCCGATTCCGCCAAGCTCGCCATCGTGGCCAGCAACCTGCTGTCGAATGCCGTGCGGTTTTCGCCCGAGGGCGGCACGGTGCGATTCATCGTCGCCGCGGGGAACGGCATGCTGCGCGTCGATTGCATCGACCAGGGCCCCGGCGTGGCCCCCGCCGACGCGCAACGCGTGTTCGAACCGTTTTACCAGGGCGAGCGCCAGCCGCCCGGCGCACGACGCGGCAACGGCATCGGCCTGTCGATCGTGCGTGAATACGTGACCGCCCACGGCGGCACGCTGCAATTGTTGCCCTCGTCGCCGGGGGCCCACTTCCGTCTCGAACTGCCTTATGAAAACTGA
- a CDS encoding beta-ketoacyl synthase chain length factor: MATGEEWAAWAAAPAPIAHEGEPGVRAMPPMLRRRLGQLGKMALDVAYTALGGRTGVPTVFCSRHGETARAIALLDDLAGGVPLSPTAFGMSVHNANAGLFSIARGDRANHIALAAGSGTLEHAVIEACGLLADGEPAVLLVAADCPLPCVFAPFADRAEQPHAFAWLIAAEGGERLSLHWAAAEADEEHGGLPGTLDVLRFHAGGAAQLERTAGRQRWRWRRDG; the protein is encoded by the coding sequence ATGGCAACAGGGGAAGAGTGGGCGGCCTGGGCCGCGGCACCGGCACCGATTGCCCATGAAGGCGAGCCCGGCGTGCGGGCCATGCCGCCCATGCTGCGCCGGCGCCTCGGCCAGCTCGGCAAGATGGCGCTCGACGTGGCCTACACGGCGCTTGGCGGGCGCACCGGTGTTCCCACCGTGTTCTGTTCGCGCCATGGCGAAACGGCGCGCGCCATCGCCTTGCTGGACGACCTGGCGGGGGGCGTGCCCCTGTCGCCGACCGCATTCGGCATGTCCGTGCATAACGCGAACGCCGGCCTGTTTTCCATCGCGCGCGGCGACCGGGCCAACCACATCGCGCTCGCGGCCGGCAGCGGCACGCTCGAGCATGCGGTGATCGAGGCTTGCGGCTTGCTGGCCGATGGCGAACCGGCCGTGCTGCTCGTGGCCGCCGATTGTCCGCTGCCGTGCGTGTTCGCGCCGTTCGCCGACCGTGCCGAGCAGCCGCACGCCTTCGCGTGGCTGATCGCGGCGGAAGGCGGCGAACGGCTGTCGCTGCACTGGGCCGCCGCCGAGGCGGACGAGGAGCACGGCGGCCTGCCCGGCACGCTCGACGTGCTGCGTTTCCATGCCGGTGGCGCGGCGCAGCTGGAACGCACCGCTGGCCGGCAGCGCTGGCGCTGGCGCCGCGATGGTTGA
- a CDS encoding lysophospholipid acyltransferase family protein — translation MVERLGRYWRVGATGLSFALFGVGGLLMRLAVFPLLYLLVWRRERRVAAARTIIRMAFRAYVDVMRALGVLRYEVRGLEKLERRGLLILANHPTLIDTVFLMAFVRNADCIVKGALWNNPFTRGPVRAAGYISNSGGEGDGLVKDCIASLERGNNLIVFPEGTRTPASGAISMKRGAANVAVRGARAITPVVIRCDPPTLGKGEKWWRVPPRRVLFSLEVQDDLAVEPFIHGSSDVMAARRLTEFLQNYFTGKYQGHA, via the coding sequence ATGGTTGAAAGACTGGGGCGGTACTGGCGCGTGGGCGCCACCGGCCTGTCTTTCGCATTGTTCGGAGTGGGCGGCCTGCTGATGCGGCTGGCCGTGTTCCCGCTGCTCTACCTGCTGGTATGGCGGCGTGAACGGCGCGTGGCGGCGGCCCGCACGATCATCCGCATGGCGTTTCGCGCCTATGTCGACGTGATGCGCGCGCTCGGCGTGCTGCGCTACGAAGTGCGCGGGCTGGAAAAGCTGGAGCGGCGCGGTCTGCTGATCCTGGCGAACCATCCCACGCTGATCGATACGGTGTTCCTGATGGCGTTCGTGCGCAATGCGGACTGCATCGTCAAGGGCGCACTGTGGAACAACCCGTTTACGCGGGGGCCGGTGCGGGCGGCGGGCTACATCAGCAACAGCGGTGGAGAGGGCGATGGCCTGGTGAAGGATTGCATCGCCTCGCTGGAGCGCGGCAACAACCTGATCGTGTTCCCGGAAGGGACGCGCACCCCCGCCAGCGGCGCCATCAGCATGAAGCGCGGTGCCGCGAATGTCGCGGTGCGCGGCGCGCGCGCGATCACGCCGGTCGTGATCCGCTGCGATCCGCCCACGCTGGGCAAGGGAGAGAAATGGTGGCGGGTGCCGCCACGCCGGGTGCTCTTCTCGCTCGAAGTGCAGGATGACCTGGCGGTGGAACCATTCATCCACGGCAGCAGCGACGTGATGGCGGCGCGCCGGCTGACCGAATTTTTACAGAACTATTTTACGGGGAAGTACCAAGGCCATGCTTGA
- a CDS encoding phosphopantetheine-binding protein, with protein MLEQEVKELIIDVLQLEDISPKDIDTDAPLFVDGLGLDSIDALELGVALQKKYGISLSADSEDTRRHFASVRALAAMIETNRKQ; from the coding sequence ATGCTTGAACAAGAAGTGAAGGAACTGATCATCGACGTGCTCCAGCTGGAGGACATCAGCCCGAAGGACATCGATACGGATGCGCCGCTGTTCGTCGACGGACTGGGGCTCGATTCGATCGATGCGCTCGAACTGGGCGTGGCCCTGCAGAAGAAGTACGGCATTTCGCTCTCGGCAGACTCGGAAGACACGCGCCGCCATTTCGCCTCCGTGCGGGCGCTGGCGGCGATGATCGAAACCAATCGCAAGCAATGA
- a CDS encoding acyl carrier protein, translating into MIDLTTMSGDELQTWVIDLLADMFELDKASLTAESNLYDDLDIDSIDAVDLAVKLKQLTGKRLQPEVFKTIRTIGDVVDALAGMAEPVA; encoded by the coding sequence ATGATTGACCTGACCACCATGAGCGGCGACGAGCTGCAGACCTGGGTCATCGACCTGCTGGCCGATATGTTCGAACTGGACAAGGCATCGCTGACGGCCGAATCGAACCTGTACGACGACCTGGACATCGACAGCATCGACGCTGTCGACCTGGCCGTGAAACTCAAGCAGCTGACCGGCAAGCGCCTGCAGCCGGAAGTCTTCAAGACGATCCGCACGATCGGCGACGTCGTCGACGCGCTGGCCGGCATGGCGGAGCCGGTGGCCTGA
- a CDS encoding AMP-binding protein — translation MYEYLGNLVTTLAVRLAARPPSIPVGVRAGVAIDTAAFLARLDAWRALLQDRDGGHFALYLEDSIEFAAALLGAWQAGKTVWLAADTLDATCANLRGHVQGFLGEFPAACEPMVPGDAVGGTPAPAVLSPLRELDPEADALVVFTSGSTGTAQAIPKKLRQMASEVATLEALFGARAGDAAVIATVSHQHIYGLLFKVLWPLNTGRAIHAASIAFPEALAPALAAQRCVLVASPAHLKRLPAHLDWQGARDNVALVLSSGGPLPGDTAQACGKLLGSIPVEVFGSSETGGIAWRQRAPLPTVVDEAWTPFPTVGWRLAEGFLEVRSPHLPDDGWLPLADRAREVAGGRFQLLGRGDRIAKIEEKRISLDAIEAALLGSGLAAEARVALCEPDAGPRQVLAAFVVPTAAGRAVLDGEGKLALNARLRTVLAGVVDAVALPRRWRYLDALPVNAQGKTTVAALLALLMPAPRLPHVRELERQVEDKTEQGTAALRRVLLEIVAPSNLVYFDGHFTEAPILPGVAQVEWAIRYGRDYFALPPAFRAMHALKFQHVIQPGMPVQLELLHDPAKGQLTFAFRSPSGQHASGRILFHAEPGHG, via the coding sequence ATGTATGAATATCTTGGTAACCTCGTGACCACGCTGGCCGTGCGGCTCGCCGCGCGGCCGCCTTCCATTCCCGTCGGCGTGCGCGCCGGCGTTGCCATCGATACGGCCGCCTTCCTCGCGCGCCTCGATGCATGGCGCGCGCTGCTGCAGGATCGCGACGGCGGCCATTTCGCGCTGTACCTGGAAGACAGCATCGAATTCGCCGCGGCGCTGCTGGGCGCCTGGCAGGCCGGCAAGACGGTCTGGCTGGCGGCCGACACGCTGGACGCCACCTGCGCGAACCTGCGTGGCCACGTGCAGGGATTCCTCGGCGAATTCCCCGCGGCGTGCGAACCGATGGTGCCCGGCGACGCGGTCGGCGGCACGCCTGCCCCGGCTGTTCTTTCACCCTTGCGCGAACTCGACCCGGAGGCCGATGCGCTGGTGGTCTTCACCTCCGGCAGCACCGGCACCGCGCAAGCCATTCCCAAGAAGCTGCGGCAGATGGCCAGCGAAGTGGCCACGCTCGAAGCGCTGTTCGGCGCACGTGCCGGCGACGCCGCGGTGATCGCCACCGTCTCGCACCAGCACATCTATGGCCTGCTGTTCAAGGTGCTCTGGCCATTGAACACGGGCCGCGCCATCCATGCGGCCAGCATCGCCTTCCCCGAGGCGCTGGCGCCGGCGCTGGCGGCGCAGCGCTGCGTGCTCGTTGCCAGCCCGGCGCACCTGAAGCGCCTGCCGGCGCACCTGGACTGGCAGGGCGCGCGCGACAACGTGGCCCTGGTGCTTTCGTCCGGCGGCCCGCTGCCGGGCGATACCGCGCAGGCCTGCGGCAAGCTGCTGGGCAGCATTCCCGTCGAAGTGTTCGGCAGTTCGGAAACGGGCGGCATCGCCTGGCGCCAGCGGGCGCCGCTGCCGACCGTCGTCGACGAGGCGTGGACGCCATTTCCCACCGTCGGCTGGCGCCTGGCCGAGGGCTTCCTCGAAGTGCGCTCGCCGCACCTGCCGGACGACGGCTGGCTGCCGCTGGCCGACCGCGCCCGCGAGGTCGCAGGCGGCCGGTTCCAGTTGCTGGGCCGGGGAGACCGCATCGCCAAGATCGAGGAAAAGCGCATTTCGCTCGACGCCATCGAAGCCGCGCTGCTGGGCTCAGGCCTCGCGGCCGAAGCACGCGTGGCGCTGTGCGAGCCGGATGCGGGCCCGCGCCAGGTGCTGGCCGCCTTCGTGGTGCCCACCGCCGCTGGCCGCGCCGTGCTTGATGGCGAAGGCAAGCTGGCGCTGAATGCCCGCCTGCGCACCGTGCTGGCCGGCGTGGTGGATGCCGTGGCCTTGCCGCGCCGCTGGCGCTACCTCGACGCATTGCCCGTCAATGCGCAGGGCAAGACGACCGTGGCGGCATTGCTGGCATTGCTGATGCCGGCGCCGCGGCTGCCGCACGTGCGCGAACTGGAACGCCAGGTGGAGGACAAAACGGAGCAGGGCACCGCCGCGTTGCGCCGCGTGCTGCTGGAGATCGTCGCCCCGTCCAACCTCGTGTACTTCGACGGCCACTTCACGGAAGCGCCGATCCTGCCGGGCGTGGCCCAGGTGGAATGGGCGATCCGCTACGGCCGCGATTACTTTGCACTGCCGCCGGCCTTCCGCGCGATGCACGCGCTGAAGTTCCAGCACGTGATCCAGCCCGGCATGCCGGTGCAGCTGGAATTGCTGCACGATCCGGCGAAGGGCCAGCTGACGTTCGCCTTCCGTTCGCCCTCAGGCCAGCATGCCAGCGGCCGTATCCTGTTCCACGCGGAGCCGGGGCATGGCTGA
- a CDS encoding glycosyltransferase family 2 protein, producing the protein MADLFTACAVVPVYNHEGAIGAVTGRLLAHGLHCVLVDDGSTAACARVLDDIAAAEPRRVTLVRLAVNGGKGAAVLAGIARATALGYTHVLQIDADGQHDTADVPRFLEQGRARPEAVICGCPIYDESVPKARLYGRYATHIWVWINTLSFDIRDSMCGFRVYPVAAINALAASRRLGRRMNFDTDVLVRLYWRGVEIVNQPTRVRYPEDGVSHFLVWRDNVLISAMHTALFFGMLPRIPLLLARKWRRR; encoded by the coding sequence ATGGCTGACCTGTTCACCGCCTGCGCTGTCGTCCCCGTCTACAACCATGAGGGCGCGATCGGCGCCGTCACCGGCCGGCTGCTGGCGCATGGCCTGCATTGCGTGCTCGTCGACGACGGCAGCACGGCCGCCTGCGCCCGCGTGCTGGACGACATCGCCGCCGCCGAACCGCGCCGCGTCACGCTGGTGCGCCTGGCGGTCAACGGCGGCAAGGGCGCCGCCGTGCTGGCGGGCATCGCCCGCGCCACGGCGCTCGGCTACACCCATGTCCTGCAGATCGATGCCGACGGCCAGCACGATACGGCCGACGTGCCCCGTTTCCTGGAACAGGGCAGGGCGCGGCCCGAAGCGGTGATCTGCGGCTGCCCGATCTATGACGAATCGGTGCCGAAGGCGCGCCTGTACGGCCGCTACGCCACGCACATCTGGGTGTGGATCAACACGCTGTCGTTCGACATCCGGGATTCGATGTGCGGCTTCCGGGTCTACCCGGTGGCGGCCATCAATGCGCTGGCGGCCAGCAGGCGGCTGGGCCGGCGCATGAATTTCGATACCGACGTGCTGGTGCGGCTGTATTGGCGCGGGGTCGAGATCGTCAACCAGCCGACGCGCGTGCGCTACCCGGAAGACGGCGTGTCGCATTTCCTCGTCTGGCGCGACAACGTGCTGATCTCGGCCATGCACACGGCCCTGTTCTTCGGCATGCTGCCGCGCATCCCGCTGCTGCTGGCCCGCAAGTGGAGGCGCCGGTGA
- a CDS encoding LpxL/LpxP family acyltransferase, with product MTGGKAATGPVDKESGRHWASIDEVSFVAGMRFLFWICRVFGRWPFRVALYPVLGWYLLTQGRARRASRAYLRRVRAHTGRPVGGVLAHFASFGENLLDKLLLWGGLYRLDGVRFHGADVIEDAVAQGTGGVLVCSHLGNVELTRVLSRQRNDIKSTVLVHTKHAQAFNRLMGKLNPESQTNLLQVTEMTPATAMMLSERIGRGEFVVIAGDRVPVSGNEHVASARFMGEAAPFPVGPYLLAGILQCPVYLLFTVCVDGVTEVHIEHFREAVRLPRKGRTEALASMAQAYAARLEHHAARAPLQWFNFYDFWHLPEQDKRQEDDDATR from the coding sequence GTGACCGGCGGGAAAGCAGCCACCGGACCGGTGGACAAGGAGAGCGGCCGCCATTGGGCGTCGATCGACGAAGTCAGCTTCGTGGCCGGCATGCGTTTCCTGTTCTGGATCTGCCGCGTCTTCGGCCGCTGGCCCTTCCGCGTGGCGCTGTATCCGGTGCTGGGCTGGTACCTGCTCACGCAGGGGCGGGCGCGGCGCGCCTCGCGCGCCTACCTGCGCCGCGTGCGGGCCCATACCGGCCGGCCGGTGGGGGGCGTGCTCGCCCACTTCGCCAGCTTCGGTGAAAACCTGCTCGACAAGCTGCTGCTGTGGGGCGGCCTGTACCGGCTCGATGGCGTGCGCTTCCACGGCGCGGACGTCATCGAGGACGCCGTTGCACAAGGCACCGGCGGGGTGCTGGTCTGCTCGCACCTGGGCAATGTCGAACTCACCCGCGTGCTGTCCCGGCAGCGCAACGACATCAAGTCCACGGTGCTCGTGCACACCAAGCACGCGCAGGCGTTCAACCGGCTGATGGGCAAGCTGAACCCGGAAAGCCAGACCAACCTGCTGCAGGTGACGGAGATGACGCCGGCCACGGCCATGATGCTGTCCGAGCGGATCGGCCGCGGCGAATTCGTCGTCATCGCCGGCGACCGCGTGCCCGTGTCCGGCAACGAACACGTGGCCAGCGCGCGGTTCATGGGAGAGGCGGCACCGTTCCCGGTGGGCCCCTACCTGCTGGCCGGCATCCTGCAATGCCCCGTGTACCTGCTGTTCACCGTGTGCGTCGACGGCGTCACCGAAGTGCACATCGAGCATTTCCGCGAGGCCGTGCGGCTGCCGCGCAAGGGCCGCACCGAGGCACTGGCGTCGATGGCCCAGGCCTACGCGGCCCGGCTCGAACACCATGCCGCCCGGGCACCGCTGCAGTGGTTCAATTTTTATGATTTCTGGCATTTGCCGGAACAAGACAAGAGACAGGAAGACGACGATGCAACTCGCTGA